The proteins below come from a single Mucilaginibacter mali genomic window:
- a CDS encoding cupin-like domain-containing protein, whose translation MCFKLTPVDVVDTITPQDFMEKYLKPRRPVVLRGLTRDWPAREKWTPEYLKQLVGNKVVPLYNNAKADPSKPINSSATEMPFDEYIDLIRSQPTELRIFFFNIFKQAPELLNDIVIPKDLMGGFIESMPAMFFGGSNSVTFLHYDIDLPHIFHTHFGGRKHVILFENKWKRRLYCLPNATYALEDYDVLNPDTKRFPALEGIEGQEVILEHGDTLFMPTGYWHWMKYVDGSYSLSLRAWDASITRKAASVYNLATKGGLDSLLKMTFKGRYANYREKVAIRRANKALAAGKPY comes from the coding sequence ATGTGTTTTAAATTAACCCCGGTTGACGTGGTGGATACCATTACCCCACAGGATTTTATGGAAAAGTACCTGAAGCCACGCCGACCGGTAGTGCTGAGAGGACTTACCCGCGACTGGCCCGCACGCGAAAAATGGACACCTGAATATTTAAAGCAACTGGTTGGCAATAAAGTGGTGCCATTGTACAACAACGCCAAGGCCGATCCGTCTAAACCCATAAACTCGTCGGCAACGGAAATGCCTTTTGATGAGTATATCGACCTGATCCGTTCGCAACCTACTGAATTGCGGATCTTCTTCTTCAATATATTTAAACAGGCGCCCGAGCTATTAAATGATATTGTAATACCTAAAGACCTGATGGGCGGCTTTATTGAAAGCATGCCGGCCATGTTCTTCGGCGGATCGAACTCGGTTACCTTTTTACATTATGATATCGACCTGCCCCACATCTTCCATACCCATTTTGGCGGTCGCAAGCATGTAATATTATTTGAAAATAAATGGAAACGCCGCCTGTATTGCCTGCCTAACGCTACTTACGCGTTGGAGGATTATGATGTACTAAACCCCGATACCAAACGCTTCCCGGCGTTGGAGGGCATCGAAGGACAGGAAGTTATACTGGAACACGGCGATACCCTGTTTATGCCGACCGGCTACTGGCATTGGATGAAATATGTGGATGGTTCGTATTCACTGAGTTTGCGCGCCTGGGATGCATCCATCACCCGCAAAGCCGCCAGCGTGTATAACCTGGCCACAAAAGGTGGTTTAGATAGTTTATTAAAAATGACCTTTAAAGGCCGTTATGCCAATTATCGCGAAAAAGTAGCAATAAGAAGAGCAAACAAAGCATTGGCTGCAGGGAAGCCTTATTAA
- a CDS encoding glycosyltransferase family 4 protein, whose amino-acid sequence MKIAYISTYPPRECGIATFNQNLMAAINSNFPKRSDPLQGGFVVALNDSENLQEYEYPKEVKYVIRQNHQKDYIRAANYINTSDADICILEHEFGIYGGESGIYILPLLKRLEKPLIAILHTVLRDPSYVQKIIIREIAEQASKIVVMSKRAVEFLTTIYEIPADRIQIIEHGVPDLEAPEDNPVKNLAAFKNRRVLLTFGLLSRNKGLETVVRALPKIVEQHPDVVYVVLGNTHPGVLKHSGEEYRDHLKSLAAQLNVSQHLAFINKFVSDEELINYLTACEVYVTPYLNEAQITSGTLSYAIGAGAAVVSTPYWHATELLAHSRGRLFDFKDHEQLAEIVNDLLGNHAVLNQLKSNAYEYGLHLRYPQIGAEFIKVAQECCRLHDFSATVLKNSIVDPEILPKFSLAHVTRLTDDTGIVQHAKFGIPNLKEGYCLDDNARALIMALMAYQRNKSAEALRLLPIYLSYIHYMQTDDGNFRNFLSFSRQYLDEVGSEDSFGRTVWALGYLIGCAPNNSYQEFAVEIFRRSITHFESLTYIRGRANTIIGICHYLKVFPTDEGMVRILINMTQPLVDAYEQTASPDWQWFEEGMTYDNAILPLALLHSCTITGDEKVKKIALATMKFLDNLTLSNGYLSPVGNDGWYYRGGTFPTFDQQAIETMAMVLMHFEAYQTFREPEYIEKMFLSYRWFLGENTLRAPLYDHETKGCCDGLLPTGINRNQGAESTLAYLISHLTVLRAFELEYEYNKTGASMEIC is encoded by the coding sequence ATGAAAATTGCTTATATTTCTACTTATCCGCCACGCGAATGCGGTATCGCCACCTTCAATCAAAACCTGATGGCGGCCATCAACAGCAACTTCCCCAAGCGGAGCGACCCTTTGCAGGGCGGTTTTGTGGTGGCACTTAACGATTCGGAAAATTTGCAGGAGTACGAGTACCCCAAAGAGGTAAAATACGTTATCCGCCAAAACCACCAGAAGGATTATATCCGTGCGGCCAATTACATTAATACCAGCGATGCGGACATCTGCATTTTAGAGCACGAATTTGGTATTTACGGCGGCGAGAGCGGTATCTACATCCTGCCCTTGCTGAAGCGTTTGGAAAAGCCGCTGATCGCTATCCTGCACACCGTGCTGCGCGACCCCAGCTATGTGCAAAAGATCATCATCCGCGAAATTGCCGAACAGGCATCAAAAATTGTGGTGATGAGTAAAAGAGCGGTAGAATTTCTGACTACAATTTACGAGATCCCTGCCGACAGGATACAGATCATCGAACACGGCGTGCCCGATCTGGAAGCGCCCGAAGATAACCCGGTGAAGAACCTGGCCGCGTTTAAAAACCGCCGCGTATTGTTAACCTTTGGTTTATTAAGCCGTAACAAAGGTTTGGAAACAGTGGTGCGCGCCCTGCCTAAAATTGTAGAGCAGCACCCGGATGTGGTTTATGTGGTATTGGGCAATACCCACCCGGGGGTACTGAAACATTCGGGCGAGGAGTATCGCGACCATCTGAAAAGCCTGGCCGCGCAGTTGAATGTATCGCAGCACCTTGCCTTTATCAATAAGTTTGTAAGCGACGAGGAACTGATCAATTACCTTACCGCCTGTGAGGTGTATGTTACGCCGTACCTTAACGAGGCGCAGATCACCAGCGGTACTTTGTCATATGCCATAGGGGCTGGCGCAGCCGTGGTATCAACCCCATACTGGCACGCTACCGAACTGTTGGCCCATAGCCGTGGCCGCCTGTTCGATTTTAAAGACCACGAGCAATTAGCCGAAATTGTGAACGATCTGCTGGGTAACCACGCTGTATTGAACCAACTAAAAAGCAATGCCTACGAGTACGGCCTGCACTTGCGTTACCCTCAAATTGGCGCCGAATTTATAAAAGTGGCCCAGGAATGCTGCCGCCTGCACGATTTTAGCGCGACCGTTTTAAAGAACAGTATCGTCGACCCGGAGATACTGCCCAAATTCAGCCTGGCGCATGTTACCCGTTTAACCGATGATACCGGTATTGTGCAGCACGCCAAGTTTGGGATCCCTAATTTAAAGGAGGGGTATTGTTTGGATGATAACGCGCGCGCGCTGATCATGGCGCTGATGGCTTACCAGCGTAATAAAAGCGCCGAGGCCCTGCGACTGCTGCCCATCTACCTTAGCTACATCCACTACATGCAAACGGATGACGGTAACTTCCGCAATTTCCTGAGTTTTAGCAGGCAGTATTTGGATGAAGTAGGGTCGGAAGATTCATTTGGCCGTACGGTGTGGGCTTTAGGTTATTTGATAGGCTGCGCGCCCAATAACTCGTACCAGGAATTCGCGGTCGAGATCTTCCGCCGGTCGATAACGCATTTCGAAAGCCTGACCTATATCCGGGGACGAGCCAATACCATTATCGGTATTTGCCACTATCTGAAGGTATTTCCTACCGATGAGGGTATGGTACGCATCCTGATCAATATGACTCAGCCTTTGGTGGATGCTTATGAACAAACCGCATCGCCGGACTGGCAATGGTTTGAGGAGGGGATGACCTACGATAATGCCATATTACCACTGGCCCTGCTGCACAGCTGCACCATAACCGGCGATGAAAAAGTGAAGAAGATAGCCCTGGCTACCATGAAGTTTTTAGATAACCTTACCCTTTCAAACGGGTACCTGAGCCCGGTTGGTAACGATGGCTGGTATTACCGCGGCGGCACTTTTCCAACGTTCGACCAACAGGCTATCGAAACCATGGCCATGGTGCTGATGCATTTTGAAGCTTACCAAACCTTCCGCGAGCCGGAGTATATTGAAAAGATGTTCCTGAGTTATCGTTGGTTCCTTGGCGAAAATACCCTGCGTGCCCCGCTATACGATCATGAAACAAAAGGCTGTTGCGACGGCCTGCTACCCACCGGCATTAACCGTAACCAGGGTGCCGAAAGTACACTGGCCTACCTGATATCGCACCTGACAGTGCTGCGCGCCTTTGAGCTGGAGTATGAGTATAATAAAACGGGTGCGAGTATGGAGATTTGTTAA
- a CDS encoding glycosyltransferase family 4 protein gives MLNENKKAPLSRRGVGERLRIAILSPVAWRTPPRHYGPWEQIASTIAEGMITKGADVTLFATGDSVTAGKLQSICATGYEEDRSQDAKVLECLHISNLMEQAGEFDLIHNNFDFLPLTYSRLIKTPVITTIHGFSSQKIIPVYKKYNDTSHYVSISNADRSPELNYLATVYNGIDPSEFDFVEQPDDYLLYFGRIHHDKGTHEAIQIARQSKRRLLIAGIIQDEGYYRSKIEPELNNQIIYVGHAGPDKRKQLLGNAHALLHPINFNEPFGMSVAESMLCGTPVIAFNKGSMQELIEHEGTGFLVDEVDEAVVAVNELAHISRAHCRDWAMAKFSAQKMVDDYWEVYKKIV, from the coding sequence ATGCTGAATGAAAACAAGAAAGCCCCTCTCTCTCGGAGAGGGGTTGGGGAGAGGTTACGAATAGCCATCCTATCCCCCGTTGCCTGGCGTACCCCACCGCGCCACTACGGCCCCTGGGAACAAATTGCCAGCACCATTGCCGAGGGCATGATAACCAAAGGCGCGGATGTTACGCTGTTTGCTACCGGCGATTCTGTTACAGCCGGTAAGCTGCAATCTATTTGTGCCACCGGTTACGAGGAAGACCGTAGCCAGGATGCCAAAGTGCTGGAATGCCTGCATATCAGCAACCTGATGGAGCAAGCCGGAGAGTTCGACCTGATCCATAATAACTTTGATTTTTTGCCGCTTACTTATTCCCGGCTGATCAAAACACCGGTGATCACTACCATTCATGGGTTTTCATCGCAAAAAATCATCCCGGTTTATAAAAAATATAATGATACATCGCATTACGTATCCATCAGCAATGCAGACCGTAGCCCTGAACTGAATTACCTGGCTACGGTGTATAACGGCATCGACCCATCGGAGTTCGATTTTGTAGAGCAGCCTGATGACTACCTGTTGTATTTTGGCCGTATCCATCACGATAAGGGCACTCATGAAGCTATACAGATAGCCAGACAAAGCAAGCGTCGCCTGTTGATTGCAGGCATTATACAGGACGAGGGTTATTACCGGTCGAAAATAGAACCGGAATTGAACAACCAGATCATATATGTTGGCCATGCAGGTCCGGATAAGCGTAAGCAACTATTGGGCAATGCGCACGCCCTGTTGCATCCAATTAACTTTAACGAACCTTTTGGCATGAGCGTAGCCGAAAGCATGCTTTGCGGTACTCCAGTTATCGCCTTCAATAAAGGATCGATGCAGGAATTGATTGAACACGAGGGCACGGGGTTTTTGGTGGACGAGGTAGATGAGGCCGTGGTAGCGGTTAACGAATTAGCGCATATCAGCCGCGCGCATTGCCGGGATTGGGCCATGGCTAAATTTTCGGCGCAGAAGATGGTGGATGATTATTGGGAGGTGTATAAAAAGATCGTCTGA
- a CDS encoding c-type cytochrome, with protein MDGNKHNKTHLKPINRISSLQFISVAVTVIGIALLSFYLLHKVPVKPGSPPAANAIPAAGLQWKMPDERTIPTGKEGEAIRYGRELLVHTAQYFGPRGSIAQISNGMNCQNCHLEAGGKLFGNNYASFIATYPKMGNRSGKLERPDDRIVQCFERSLAGHAPDTTSREVQAMLAYMKWLARDVKRGQKLYGTACGKLPFLDHAADPVKGLAIYTSKCQSCHGKDGEGVLAADKLSYTFPPLWGRHSYNDGAGMYRIGNLAAFAKNNMPLGASYKSPQLTDEEAWNVAAFINSQPRPHRDQHADWPDLKLKPIDAPFGPYADKFSETQHKYGPFGPIKDAQKLLSSKKV; from the coding sequence GTGGACGGAAACAAGCACAACAAAACTCATTTAAAACCAATCAACAGGATATCATCCCTGCAATTTATTTCGGTTGCTGTAACAGTAATTGGTATTGCCTTATTAAGTTTTTATTTGTTACATAAAGTACCGGTAAAGCCTGGTTCGCCGCCGGCAGCTAATGCAATTCCGGCAGCAGGCCTCCAATGGAAAATGCCTGACGAACGAACGATCCCCACAGGTAAGGAGGGCGAAGCGATCCGCTACGGCAGGGAATTATTGGTGCATACCGCGCAATATTTCGGGCCACGCGGCAGTATCGCCCAAATATCAAATGGTATGAATTGCCAAAACTGCCACCTGGAGGCCGGTGGTAAACTTTTTGGGAATAATTACGCCAGCTTTATAGCTACTTATCCAAAAATGGGCAACCGCAGTGGTAAGTTAGAACGCCCCGACGATCGCATTGTGCAATGCTTTGAGCGCAGCCTGGCAGGCCATGCACCCGATACAACGAGCCGCGAAGTACAGGCCATGTTGGCTTATATGAAATGGCTGGCCCGTGATGTGAAGCGTGGGCAAAAACTTTATGGTACTGCCTGTGGCAAACTCCCGTTTTTAGACCATGCCGCCGACCCTGTGAAAGGGCTGGCCATATATACTTCAAAATGCCAGAGTTGCCACGGTAAAGATGGCGAAGGGGTACTTGCTGCCGATAAACTATCATACACATTCCCGCCGCTGTGGGGCCGGCATAGCTATAACGATGGGGCAGGTATGTATCGCATTGGCAACCTGGCCGCCTTCGCGAAGAATAATATGCCTTTAGGCGCCTCTTATAAAAGCCCCCAATTAACCGATGAAGAAGCCTGGAATGTTGCCGCCTTTATTAACTCGCAACCACGCCCTCATCGCGACCAGCATGCCGATTGGCCCGATCTGAAGCTGAAACCCATTGACGCGCCTTTTGGCCCATATGCGGATAAGTTCAGCGAAACTCAGCATAAATACGGTCCGTTTGGGCCAATAAAAGATGCGCAAAAATTATTGAGCAGTAAAAAAGTATAA
- a CDS encoding DsrE family protein, whose protein sequence is MKKYTFILLALAFIAIVKPAKAQTSKTEFTGAVPKLAHYDALYTLNSGDDTKIRTIFRSISHAMEDPRLKGKLKVELIVFSDGVAAFMKNSPYEAQWKELLDKGVILAQCNNTIVARNIKPTDLFPFVSLVPSGNGEIILRQYEGWAVVNL, encoded by the coding sequence ATGAAAAAATACACCTTTATTTTGTTAGCACTTGCTTTTATCGCTATTGTAAAACCGGCAAAAGCCCAAACCTCAAAAACTGAATTTACCGGCGCCGTGCCAAAGCTGGCTCATTACGATGCTCTTTATACCCTTAACTCTGGCGATGACACGAAGATCAGAACTATATTTCGCTCTATCAGCCATGCTATGGAAGACCCGCGGCTGAAGGGGAAGTTAAAGGTAGAACTGATCGTCTTTTCTGACGGTGTAGCCGCATTTATGAAGAATAGCCCTTACGAGGCACAATGGAAGGAACTTTTGGACAAGGGCGTAATCCTTGCGCAGTGCAATAATACCATTGTAGCGCGCAATATTAAACCCACAGACCTGTTTCCCTTCGTATCGCTGGTACCATCGGGCAATGGCGAGATCATTCTGCGCCAGTACGAGGGCTGGGCAGTGGTGAATTTGTAG